The proteins below come from a single Arthrobacter crystallopoietes genomic window:
- a CDS encoding ABC transporter ATP-binding protein, translating into MSGTFPSTELAIETTGLTKRFGHQTAVDGIDLAVPHGSVFGFLGPNGSGKTTTIRVMLGLAAATSGNVRVLGQDMPANLREVLPRVGALIEGPAFYPFLSGAANLHRFDTADRHASSATRRARVSQALDLVGLSHAAGKKVRAYSLGMKQRLGIANALLMPRELLVLDEPTNGLDPQGTREVRSLVRSLAAEGTTVFVSSHLLAEVEQICTHAAVMSAGKLVAQGTVDELRRVGLAHVKIQTPDTEDARSVLQRLGLAPEPSPPDNDGGSTVRAPLADHAVAPESIVAALVADGVRVRGFAVESSSLEERFVALTGEGFDVVQ; encoded by the coding sequence GTGAGCGGCACCTTCCCATCTACCGAACTCGCGATTGAAACCACCGGGCTGACCAAGCGCTTCGGCCACCAGACAGCCGTTGACGGCATCGACTTGGCAGTTCCGCACGGCTCCGTCTTCGGCTTCCTCGGCCCGAACGGATCGGGAAAGACCACCACAATCCGCGTCATGCTCGGCCTAGCAGCCGCCACGAGCGGGAACGTCCGGGTACTTGGGCAGGACATGCCGGCGAACCTTCGCGAGGTGCTTCCCCGCGTCGGAGCCCTGATCGAAGGGCCGGCCTTTTACCCGTTCCTCTCCGGCGCCGCGAACCTGCACCGCTTCGACACCGCGGACCGCCACGCCTCCTCGGCCACCCGGCGGGCTCGGGTGAGCCAGGCGCTTGACCTCGTGGGGCTGTCGCACGCCGCCGGCAAGAAAGTCCGCGCCTACTCTCTGGGCATGAAACAGCGCCTGGGCATCGCCAATGCCCTGCTGATGCCGCGCGAACTGCTGGTGCTGGATGAGCCGACCAATGGCCTCGACCCGCAGGGAACGCGCGAGGTCCGCAGTCTGGTGCGCTCGTTGGCAGCTGAAGGCACCACGGTTTTCGTTTCCAGCCATCTGCTCGCGGAGGTCGAACAAATCTGCACGCATGCCGCCGTCATGAGCGCCGGCAAACTGGTGGCGCAGGGGACCGTCGACGAACTCCGGCGGGTCGGCCTCGCCCACGTTAAAATCCAGACGCCCGACACCGAGGATGCCCGCAGTGTCCTCCAGCGGCTGGGTCTCGCACCTGAACCGTCACCTCCAGACAACGACGGCGGCAGTACCGTCCGCGCTCCGCTCGCCGACCATGCGGTGGCACCGGAATCGATCGTCGCCGCCCTCGTAGCCGACGGCGTCCGCGTCCGAGGCTTCGCGGTGGAAAGTAGCAGCCTCGAGGAGCGGTTCGTCGCTTTGACGGGGGAGGGGTTCGACGTTGTCCAATAA